The following proteins are co-located in the Triticum aestivum cultivar Chinese Spring chromosome 1A, IWGSC CS RefSeq v2.1, whole genome shotgun sequence genome:
- the LOC123058649 gene encoding transcription factor ILR3, translated as MSCGVGQGGWLLDYGLVEEEIQASDFIYMVDDPPVSSVILGFDAPRREDAAAAAQDNSGAKKRSRPESSAQPGTKACREKLRRDRLNERFNELCAVLEPGKPPKADKVAILSDATRLLDQLRAEAQKLKASNESLQDSIKSLKSEKSELRDEKTQLKAERERLEQMLKGVSAAAAAPRQFVPHPAAAAAPQFHPAAAYAHAGKFVPAYAAGYPPPAAFWQWIPPTSLDTSKDPAHWPPVA; from the exons ATGAGCTGCGGCGTGGGGCAGGGCGGGTGGCTGCTGGACTACGGCCTCGTGGAGGAGGAGATCCAGGCCTCCGACTTCATCTACATGGTCGACGACCCGCCGGTCTCCAG CGTGATACTGGGCTTCGACGCTCCCAGGAGGGAGGACGCCGCGGCGGCTGCCCAGGACAACTCCGGCGCCAAGAAAAG ATCCCGTCCAGAGTCGAGCGCGCAGCCCGGCACCAAGGCATGCCGCGAGAAGCTCCGGCGAGACAGGCTCAACGAGAG GTTCAATGAGCTCTGCGCCGTCTTGGAGCCCGGGAAGCCACCCAAGGCCGACAAGGTCGCCATCCTCAGCGACGCCACCCGCCTCCTGGACCAGCTGCGCGCCGAGGCCCAGAAGCTCAAGGCCTCCAACGAGTCACTCCAGGACTCCATCAAGAGCCTCAAG TCCGAGAAGTCGGAGCTGCGGGACGAGAAGACGCAGCTGAAGGCCGAGAGGGAGAGGCTGGAGCAGATGCTCAAGGGCGTCAgcgcggccgccgccgcgccgcggcaGTTCGTCCCGCACCCGGCCGCCGCGGCCGCGCCGCAGTTCCACCCGGCGGCGGCGTACGCGCACGCCGGCAAGTTCGTCCCGGCGTACGCCGCGGGCTACCCGCCGCCGGCCGCGTTCTGGCAGTGGATACCGCCGACGTCGCTGGACACGTCCAAGGACCCCGCGCACTGGCCGCCGGTCGCGTGA
- the LOC606368 gene encoding delta-1-pyrroline-5-carboxylate synthase 1: MAGADPNRSFMKDVKRIIIKVGTAVITRNDGRLALGRIGALCEQVKDLNAQGYEVIMVTSGAVGVGRQRLRYRKLVNSSFADLQKPQMELDGKACAAVGQSGLMALYDMLFTQLDVSSSQLLVTDSDFDNSNFRERLRETVESLLELRVIPIFNENDAISTRKAPYEDSSGIFWDNDSLAGLLALELKADLLVLLSDVDGLYSGPPSEPSSKLIHTYIKEKHYHEITFGDKSRVGRGGMTAKVQAAVWASTGGVPVVITSGCASQSLVKVLRGEKIGTLFHKNASLWEPSKDTSVREMAVAARDCSRHLQNLSSEERKKILLDVADALEANEDLIRSENEADLAAAHEAGYESALVSRLTLKPGKIASLAKSVRTLANMEDPINEILKRTEVADGLVLEKTSCPLGVLLIIFESRPDALVQIASLAIRSGNGLLLKGGKEAMRSNAILHKVITNAIPDNVGEKLIGLITTRDEIADLLKHDDVIDLVIPRGSNKLVAQIKSSTKIPVLGHADGVCHVYIDKSADMDMAKRIVMDAKIDYPAACNAMETLLVHKDLMKIPELNDILVALKTAGVNLYCGPVAHKVLGYPKADSLHLEYSSMACTVEIVDDVQSAIDHIHRYGSAHTDCVVTTDDKVAETFLRQVDSAAVLYNASTRFSDGARFGLGAEVGISTGRIHARGPVGVEGLLTTRWLLRGKGQVVNGDKDVEYTHKSLPLQ; this comes from the exons ATGGCCGGCGCCGACCCCAACCGGAGCTTCATGAAGGACGTGAAGCGCATCATCATCAAG GTGGGCACTGCAGTTATCACCAGAAATGATGGAAGACTGGCTTTGGGCAGGATTGGAGCCCTGTGCGAGCAG GTCAAGGATCTTAATGCTCAAGGATATGAGGTGATTATGGTCACCTCGGGCGCTGTTGGTGTGGGGCGACAGCGGCTCAGGTACCGCAAGCTCGTCAATAGCAGCTTTGCTGATCTGCAGAAGCCACAGATGGAGCTGGACGGGAAGGCCTGCGCTGCTGTTGGTCAGAGTGGGCTGATGGCACTCTATGACATGTTGTTTACCCAA CTTGATGTGTCATCATCACAACTTCTCGTGACAGATAGTGACTTCGACAATTCAAATTTCCGGGAGCGACTCCGCGAAACTGTCGAGTCATTATTAGAGCTTAGAGTTATTCCAATATTTAATGAAAATGATGCCATCAGTACGAGGAAGGCTCCATACGAG GATTCATCTGGTATATTCTGGGATAATGACAGTTTGGCAGGTCTACTGGCATTGGAACTGAAAGCTGATCTCCTTGTTCTGCTTAGTGATGTGGATGGCCTCTACAGCGGTCCACCAAGTGAACCTTCATCGAAGTTAATACATACTTATATCAAGGAAAAACATTATCATGAAATTACTTTTGGAGACAAGTCCCGTGTTGGTAGAGGTGGCATGACAGCTAAAGTCCAAGCTGCTGTGTGGGCTTCAACGGGTGGTGTACCTGTTGTTATTACAAG TGGATGTGCATCTCAGAGCCTTGTTAAAGTTCTCCGTGGGGAAAAAATTGGTACCCTTTTTCATAAAAATGCAAGTTTGTGGGAACCATCCAAGGACACCAGTGTCCGTGAAATGGCTGTTGCTGCACGGGATTGTTCAAGGCATCTACAG AATTTGTCATCAGAGGAGCGCAAGAAAATATTATTAGATGTTGCGGATGCTTTAGAGGCAAATGAGGATTTAATTAGATCCGAGAATGAAGCAGATTTAGCAGCAGCACATGAGGCTGGGTATGAGAGTGCTTTGGTTTCTAGATTGACTCTGAAACCAGGAAAG ATAGCAAGCCTTGCCAAATCTGTTCGCACTCTTGCGAATATGGAAGACCCTATTAACGAGATACTGAAAAGGACAGAG GTTGCTGATGGTTTAGTTCTTGAGAAAACATCTTGCCCTTTGGGTGTTCTATTGATTATTTTTGAGTCCCGACCTGATGCCTTAGTCCAG ATTGCGTCTTTAGCCATTCGAAGTGGTAATGGTCTTCTCCTAAAAGGTGGAAAAGAAGCAATGAGATCAAACGCAATATTGCATAAG GTTATAACCAATGCTATTCCTGACAATGTTGGTGAAAAATTGATTGGCCTTATTACAACTAGAGATGAAATTGCGGATTTGCTGAAG CATGATGATGTCATTGATCTTGTCATTCCAAGAGGGAGTAATAAGCTTGTTGCTCAAATCAAATCATCAACAAAGATTCCTGTTCTTGGCCATGCTG ATGGTGTTTGTCATGTATATATTGACAAATCAGCAGACATGGATATGGCAAAACGTATTGTGATGGATGCAAAAATTGATTACCCAGCTGCCTGCAACGCAATG GAGACGTTGCTTGTTCATAAAGATCTTATGAAGATTCCAGAACTTAATGACATACTAGTAGCACTCAAGACAGCAG GAGTTAATCTTTATTGCGGGCCTGTTGCGCATAAAGTATTGGGCTACCCGAAAGCAGATTCATTACATCTGGAGTACAGTTCTATGGCTTGCACAGTTGAGATAGTTGATGATGTACAATCAGCAATTGACCATATACATCGCTATGGAAG TGCACATACAGACTGTGTGGTCACTACAGATGATAAAGTAGCAGAGACCTTTCTACGTCAAGTTGATAG TGCTGCCGTATTATACAACGCGAGTACAAGATTCTCTGATGGTGCTCGTTTTGGACTCGGTGCTGAG GTTGGCATAAGTACAGGCCGTATACATGCACGTGGACCTGTGGGTGTTGAAGGTCTTTTAACTACACGATG GCTCTTACGAGGGAAAGGGCAAGTGGTGAATGGTGACAAGGATGTTGAATACACCCATAAGAGTCTTCCTTTGCAATGA